One window from the genome of Haloprofundus halobius encodes:
- a CDS encoding V-type ATP synthase subunit D, whose translation MAEDVKPTRKNLMEIEDRIELSERGHDTLEQKRDGLIMEFMDILDQAQDVRSGLSDDYERAQHKINMARAMEGDVAVRGAAAALKEHPEITTQSKNIMGVVVPQIESSRVRKSLDQRGYGLLGSSARIDEAADAYEELLESIILAAEVETAMKKMLHEIETTKRRVNALEFKVLPDLYDGQEYIEQKLEEQEREEIFRMKKIKAKKEEEEKEAKEEADKAAAKEPGTVTAD comes from the coding sequence ATGGCCGAAGACGTCAAACCGACCCGGAAGAACCTCATGGAGATCGAGGACCGCATCGAGCTCTCCGAGCGGGGTCACGACACGCTCGAACAGAAACGCGACGGCCTCATCATGGAGTTCATGGACATCCTCGACCAGGCGCAGGACGTGCGGTCGGGCCTGTCCGACGACTACGAGCGCGCCCAGCACAAGATCAACATGGCGCGCGCGATGGAGGGAGACGTCGCCGTCCGCGGCGCGGCCGCGGCGCTCAAAGAGCACCCCGAGATCACGACGCAGTCGAAGAACATCATGGGCGTCGTCGTCCCCCAGATCGAGTCCAGTCGGGTGAGAAAGAGCCTCGACCAGCGCGGCTACGGCCTGCTCGGCTCCTCGGCGCGAATCGACGAGGCCGCCGACGCCTACGAGGAACTGCTCGAATCCATCATCCTCGCCGCGGAGGTCGAGACGGCGATGAAGAAGATGCTCCACGAGATCGAGACGACGAAGCGCCGCGTCAACGCACTGGAGTTCAAAGTGCTCCCGGACCTCTACGACGGCCAGGAGTACATCGAGCAGAAACTCGAAGAACAGGAGCGCGAGGAGATCTTCCGCATGAAGAAGATCAAGGCCAAGAAGGAAGAAGAGGAGAAGGAGGCCAAAGAGGAGGCCGACAAGGCCGCCGCGAAGGAACCCGGCACCGTCACGGCCGACTGA
- a CDS encoding ATP synthase subunit B: MKEYQTITEISGPLVYAEVDEPVGYDEIVEIETPNGETKRGQILESSEGIVAIQVFEGTTGIDRNASVRFLGETLKMPVTEDLLGRVLDGSGQPIDGGPEIVPDDRHDIVGEAINPFSREYPEEFIQSGVSAIDGMNTLVRGQKLPIFSASGLPHNDLALQIARQATVPEEAAEEGEEASEFAVIFGAMGITAEEANEFMEDFERTGALERSVVFMNLADDPAVERTVTPRMALTTAEYLAFEKDYHVLVILTDMTNYCEALREIGAAREEVPGRRGYPGYMYTDLAQLYERAGRIEGRDGSVTQIPILTMPGDDDTHPIPDLTGYITEGQIYIDRNLNSQGIEPPINPLPSLSRLMDDGIGEGLTREDHGDVSDQMFAAYAEGEDLRDLVNIVGREALSERDNQYLDFADRFEEEFLDQGFDTNRTIEETLDIGWDLLSMFPKTELNRIDEELIEKYYREDVGEAEAEEVAAD, from the coding sequence ATGAAAGAGTACCAAACCATCACCGAGATTAGTGGCCCGCTGGTGTACGCAGAGGTCGACGAACCCGTCGGCTACGACGAGATCGTCGAGATCGAGACGCCGAACGGCGAGACGAAGCGCGGCCAGATTCTCGAATCCTCGGAGGGCATCGTCGCCATCCAGGTGTTCGAGGGCACCACCGGTATCGACAGGAACGCGTCCGTCCGATTCCTCGGCGAGACGCTGAAGATGCCCGTCACCGAGGACCTCCTCGGGCGGGTGCTCGACGGCTCCGGCCAGCCCATCGACGGCGGTCCGGAGATCGTCCCCGACGACCGACACGACATCGTCGGCGAGGCCATCAACCCGTTCTCGCGGGAGTACCCCGAGGAGTTCATCCAGTCGGGCGTCTCCGCCATCGACGGGATGAACACGCTCGTCCGCGGGCAGAAGCTGCCCATCTTCTCGGCGTCCGGCCTGCCGCACAACGACCTCGCGCTCCAGATCGCCCGTCAGGCGACGGTGCCCGAGGAGGCCGCCGAAGAGGGCGAAGAGGCCAGCGAGTTCGCCGTTATCTTCGGCGCGATGGGTATCACCGCCGAGGAGGCCAACGAGTTCATGGAGGACTTCGAGCGCACCGGCGCGCTGGAGCGCTCGGTGGTCTTCATGAACCTCGCGGACGACCCCGCAGTCGAGCGGACGGTCACGCCGCGGATGGCGCTGACGACCGCCGAGTACCTCGCCTTCGAGAAGGACTACCACGTGCTGGTCATCCTCACGGACATGACAAACTACTGCGAGGCGCTGCGCGAAATCGGCGCGGCGCGCGAAGAGGTGCCGGGCCGACGCGGCTACCCCGGCTACATGTACACCGACCTGGCGCAGCTGTACGAGCGCGCGGGTCGTATCGAGGGCCGCGATGGTTCCGTCACGCAGATTCCCATCCTCACGATGCCGGGTGACGACGACACCCACCCGATTCCGGACCTGACCGGCTACATCACCGAGGGCCAGATCTACATCGACCGGAACCTCAACTCCCAAGGTATCGAACCGCCGATCAACCCGTTGCCCAGCCTCTCACGGCTGATGGACGACGGTATCGGCGAGGGGCTCACCCGCGAGGATCACGGTGACGTCTCCGACCAGATGTTCGCCGCCTACGCCGAGGGAGAGGACCTCCGCGACCTGGTGAACATCGTCGGCCGCGAGGCGCTCTCCGAGCGCGACAACCAGTATCTCGACTTCGCGGACCGCTTCGAGGAGGAGTTCCTCGACCAGGGCTTCGACACCAACCGAACCATTGAGGAGACGCTCGACATCGGCTGGGACCTGCTGTCGATGTTCCCGAAGACGGAACTGAACCGCATCGACGAGGAGCTCATCGAGAAGTACTACCGCGAGGACGTCGGCGAGGCCGAAGCCGAAGAAGTCGCCGCGGACTAA
- a CDS encoding ATP synthase subunit A: protein MSQATQETVREDGRIQSVSGPVVVAVDLDARMNDVVYVGQEGLMGEVIEIEGDTTTIQVYEETSGVSPGEPVENTGEPLTVDLGPGLLNTIYDGVQRPLDVLEEKMNSAFLDRGVDAPGIEMDKQWEFVPEVSEGDEVAPGDVVGTVEETVTIDHKVLVPPNFEGGEVAAVESGSFTVEETVVELDNGEEITMHQEWPVREARPSSEKKTPRTPLISGQRILDGLFPIAKGGTAAIPGPFGSGKTVTQHQLAKYADADIIVYVGCGERGNEMTEVIEDFPELEDPTTGNPLMARTSLIANTSNMPVAARESCIYTGITIAEYYRDMGYDVALMADSTSRWAEAMREISSRLEEMPGEEGYPAYLAARLSEFYERAGYFENINGTEGSVSAIGAVSPPGGDFSEPVTQNTLRIVKTFWALDADLAERRHFPAINWSESYSLYKNQLDPWFVENVADDWPEERQWGVDVLDEESELQEIVQLVGKDALPEDQQLTLDVARYLREAYLQQNAFHPTDTYCPPKKTYLLLTAIHHYHDEAFKALEAGVPVEEITDTEAAPRINRVGVQENYEEYIAELKEDLTAELRELY, encoded by the coding sequence ATGAGCCAAGCAACACAAGAGACCGTCCGAGAGGACGGCCGAATTCAGAGCGTGAGCGGTCCGGTCGTAGTCGCCGTCGACCTCGACGCCCGGATGAACGACGTCGTGTACGTCGGTCAGGAAGGGCTGATGGGCGAAGTCATCGAGATCGAAGGCGACACCACGACCATCCAAGTGTACGAGGAGACCTCGGGCGTCAGTCCCGGCGAACCCGTCGAGAACACGGGCGAGCCGCTGACCGTCGACCTCGGTCCCGGCCTGTTGAACACCATCTACGACGGTGTCCAGCGACCGCTCGACGTGCTCGAAGAGAAGATGAACAGCGCCTTCCTCGACCGCGGTGTCGACGCGCCCGGTATCGAGATGGACAAACAGTGGGAGTTCGTACCCGAAGTCTCCGAGGGCGACGAGGTCGCCCCCGGCGACGTCGTCGGGACCGTCGAGGAGACGGTCACTATCGACCACAAGGTGCTCGTCCCGCCGAACTTCGAGGGTGGCGAAGTCGCCGCCGTCGAATCCGGTTCGTTCACCGTCGAGGAGACGGTCGTCGAACTCGACAACGGCGAAGAGATCACGATGCACCAGGAGTGGCCGGTGCGCGAGGCGCGCCCGTCGTCGGAGAAGAAAACGCCGCGGACGCCGCTCATCTCCGGGCAGCGCATCCTCGACGGCCTCTTCCCCATCGCGAAAGGCGGGACGGCCGCCATTCCCGGTCCGTTCGGCTCCGGGAAGACGGTCACCCAGCACCAACTCGCGAAGTACGCCGACGCCGACATCATCGTCTACGTCGGCTGCGGCGAGCGCGGCAACGAGATGACCGAGGTCATCGAGGACTTCCCCGAACTGGAGGACCCGACGACCGGCAACCCGCTGATGGCCCGGACGTCGCTCATCGCGAACACCTCGAACATGCCCGTCGCCGCGCGCGAGTCGTGCATCTACACGGGAATCACCATCGCGGAGTACTACCGCGACATGGGCTACGACGTCGCGCTGATGGCTGACTCCACCTCGCGGTGGGCCGAGGCCATGCGCGAGATCTCCTCGCGACTGGAGGAGATGCCCGGCGAGGAGGGCTACCCCGCCTACCTCGCCGCGCGCCTCAGCGAGTTCTACGAGCGCGCCGGCTACTTCGAGAACATCAACGGGACCGAGGGCTCCGTCTCGGCTATCGGCGCGGTGTCGCCGCCGGGCGGCGACTTCTCCGAGCCGGTCACCCAGAACACGCTGCGTATCGTCAAGACGTTCTGGGCGCTCGACGCAGACCTCGCCGAACGACGGCACTTCCCGGCGATCAACTGGAGCGAGTCGTACTCGCTGTACAAGAACCAGCTCGACCCGTGGTTCGTCGAGAACGTCGCCGACGACTGGCCCGAGGAGCGCCAGTGGGGCGTCGACGTGCTCGACGAAGAGAGCGAACTGCAGGAGATCGTCCAACTGGTCGGTAAGGACGCGCTGCCGGAGGACCAGCAGTTGACGCTCGACGTCGCACGCTACCTGCGTGAGGCGTACCTCCAGCAGAACGCGTTCCACCCGACGGACACCTACTGTCCGCCGAAGAAGACGTACCTGCTCCTGACGGCTATACACCACTACCACGACGAGGCGTTCAAGGCCCTGGAGGCCGGCGTTCCCGTCGAGGAGATCACGGATACCGAGGCCGCGCCGCGCATCAACCGCGTCGGCGTCCAGGAGAACTACGAGGAGTACATCGCCGAACTCAAAGAGGACCTTACGGCGGAACTCCGGGAGCTCTACTAA
- a CDS encoding V-type ATP synthase subunit F yields MSQEIAVIGSPDFTTGFRLAGVRKFQNVPEEEKGERLDAAVEETLADDDVGIVVMHDEDLDHLSRNVRQSVEQSIEPTLVTLGAGGAGGGGLREQIKRAIGIDLMEDENQ; encoded by the coding sequence ATGAGTCAGGAAATCGCCGTCATCGGCAGCCCCGACTTCACCACCGGCTTCCGCCTCGCGGGCGTTCGGAAGTTCCAGAACGTCCCCGAGGAGGAGAAGGGCGAGCGCCTCGACGCCGCCGTCGAGGAGACGCTCGCCGACGACGACGTCGGCATCGTCGTGATGCACGACGAGGACCTCGACCACCTGTCGCGCAACGTGCGGCAGTCCGTCGAGCAGAGCATCGAACCGACGCTCGTCACGCTCGGTGCGGGCGGCGCCGGCGGCGGCGGCCTGCGCGAGCAGATCAAACGAGCGATCGGCATCGACCTAATGGAGGACGAGAACCAATGA
- a CDS encoding V-type ATP synthase subunit C codes for MSATGSSNPEYVNARVRSRRGALFDDEDYRKFVRMGPAEIARFMEESTYEEEINALGARFSGVDLIEFALNRNLAKQFNDILDWANGRLYDLIARYLRKFDAWNVKTAIRGIYADTPREVVETDLIRAGEFDDRRTERLLEATTIEEVIDSLDGTIYGRPLREAYDDYEESGVLVPLENAVDRAFYENLLDGLVVDEATEQYREFLYAEIDFRNARNALRLARSGADIDPSEYYIPGGRLFSAAELSQLAQSPDELVTRIRDSVYGDRLSSALDELEQADSLIGFERALEAALLEYSGSLGHVFPLSVSPVISYILAKEREVENIRAIARGREAGLTEDEIEAELVIL; via the coding sequence ATGAGCGCAACCGGCAGCTCGAATCCGGAGTACGTCAACGCCCGCGTCCGTTCGCGACGCGGCGCACTGTTCGACGACGAGGACTACCGAAAATTCGTCCGGATGGGCCCCGCCGAGATCGCTCGCTTCATGGAGGAGTCGACGTACGAAGAAGAGATCAATGCCCTCGGCGCCCGGTTCTCGGGCGTCGACCTGATCGAGTTCGCGCTGAACCGCAACCTCGCCAAGCAGTTCAACGACATCCTCGACTGGGCCAACGGGCGGCTGTACGACCTCATCGCACGCTACCTCCGGAAGTTCGACGCGTGGAACGTGAAGACCGCCATCCGCGGCATCTACGCCGACACGCCGCGCGAGGTGGTCGAGACCGACCTCATCCGCGCCGGCGAGTTCGACGACCGTCGGACGGAGCGACTGCTCGAAGCGACGACCATCGAAGAAGTGATCGACTCCCTCGACGGAACGATCTACGGACGACCGCTCCGGGAGGCGTACGACGACTACGAAGAGTCGGGCGTACTGGTCCCGCTGGAGAACGCGGTCGACCGCGCGTTCTACGAGAACCTGCTCGACGGACTCGTCGTCGACGAGGCGACCGAGCAGTACCGCGAGTTCCTGTACGCCGAGATCGACTTCCGCAACGCGCGGAACGCGCTCCGACTCGCTCGAAGCGGGGCGGACATCGACCCATCGGAGTACTACATCCCCGGCGGACGGCTGTTCAGTGCCGCCGAACTGTCGCAGTTGGCACAGAGCCCCGACGAGTTGGTGACGCGGATTCGAGACAGCGTCTACGGCGACCGACTCTCGTCGGCGCTCGACGAACTCGAACAGGCGGACAGCCTCATCGGCTTCGAGCGCGCGCTCGAAGCGGCGCTGTTGGAGTACTCGGGGAGTCTCGGTCACGTGTTCCCGCTGTCGGTGTCTCCGGTCATCTCGTACATCCTCGCCAAGGAGCGGGAAGTCGAGAACATCCGGGCCATCGCCCGCGGACGCGAGGCCGGTCTCACGGAAGACGAAATCGAAGCGGAACTGGTGATACTATGA
- a CDS encoding V-type ATP synthase subunit E, whose amino-acid sequence MSLDTVAEDIRDEARARAEDLREEGQARADEIVAEAEADAEELLEERERAVERKIAQEREQALSSAKLQAKQQRLEARRDVLEDVYERVEAELADLSGDGREELTHELLDAASTEFEDENEVYVYGRADDEALITKILADYDGYEFAGDRDCLGGVYVEGKNSRVRVNNTFDSVLDSVWEDNLKDVSARLFDQ is encoded by the coding sequence ATGAGTTTGGATACTGTCGCTGAGGACATTCGGGACGAGGCCCGCGCACGTGCGGAGGACCTCCGCGAGGAGGGCCAAGCACGCGCCGACGAAATCGTCGCCGAAGCCGAGGCCGACGCAGAGGAACTGCTCGAAGAGCGCGAACGCGCCGTCGAGCGAAAGATCGCGCAGGAGCGCGAACAGGCGCTGTCGAGCGCGAAACTGCAGGCGAAACAGCAGCGCCTCGAAGCCCGCCGCGATGTGCTCGAAGACGTGTACGAGCGGGTCGAGGCGGAACTCGCCGACCTTTCCGGTGACGGCCGCGAGGAACTCACCCACGAGTTGCTCGACGCGGCCTCGACGGAGTTCGAAGACGAAAACGAAGTGTACGTGTACGGACGTGCCGACGACGAGGCGCTCATCACGAAGATCCTCGCCGACTACGACGGCTACGAGTTCGCGGGCGACCGCGACTGTCTCGGTGGCGTCTACGTCGAAGGTAAAAACTCCCGCGTTCGGGTGAACAACACGTTCGACTCCGTCCTCGACTCCGTCTGGGAGGACAACTTGAAGGACGTGAGCGCCCGACTGTTCGACCAATGA
- a CDS encoding F0F1 ATP synthase subunit C, giving the protein MFETLPELANVALQADGTTSGPAIEPSAAAALAVGLAAFGAGYAERGIGAAAVGAIAEDESLFVQGLILTVLPETLVILALVVIFLV; this is encoded by the coding sequence ATGTTCGAAACCCTACCCGAACTCGCAAACGTTGCATTGCAAGCAGACGGAACCACCAGCGGCCCCGCCATCGAGCCGTCCGCGGCAGCGGCGCTCGCCGTCGGTCTCGCCGCGTTCGGCGCGGGCTACGCCGAACGCGGTATCGGTGCCGCGGCGGTCGGCGCTATCGCCGAGGACGAGAGCCTCTTCGTGCAGGGCCTGATTCTGACAGTCCTCCCGGAGACGCTCGTCATTCTCGCGCTCGTCGTCATCTTCCTGGTCTAA
- a CDS encoding V-type ATP synthase subunit I: MLRPEQMSKVSVTGSKRFMDDVIETVHDLNLLHVTDYTDSWEGFSRGDPVSGAEQASDKLVTVRSLESILDVDDEDAGPTRTFDDDEEVEAELAEVRAEVNELNDRREELRDELRSVREDIDAVEPFADLGIDLDLLSGYDSIQVAVGEGNRDEVERALVDAETVDEFEIFEGDDVFAVVAYPADAADEDALDEALVGTDFTTYEVPKSESSPEEYVGELRHREQQLESRLATVEDELEEVKIDAAGFLLAAEEQLSIEVQKTEAPLSFATTENAFVAEGWIPTERYTQFASALREDVGQHVEVEEIERASFKSGGHEAWIDQVDSTPGEPAAADGGDEEVRADGGNNVVMRRDDPPVIQDNPGVAKPFEVLVNAVSRPKYNEFDPSVLVFLTFPAFFGFMIGDLGYGAIYTLIGYYLYTKFDSEAFKSMGGITIWAGLFTMIFGVLYGEIFGLHLISTHFWEGALGMGHAPLLKGLSPSQLGWATGWLVVSVLVGIFHLNLGWILDFVEVNEHHDFKHALYESGSWLLMLNGLWVFVFSDILKGTAPEFVFQTFSVNGVIPLGFNGFPAVVGWLGLGAFFVGVVLLALGEPIEIVESLNVLVNVLSYTRIAAVLLAKAGMAFVVNLLFFGAYEHDGEFHFMLSYGPEYVTSEYGAEAIMYPGLVHGGAALVLVGLVVLVLGHLLVLALGVTSAGLQAVRLEYVEFFGKFYEGGGREYEPFGYERRYTTED; the protein is encoded by the coding sequence ATGCTCAGACCTGAGCAGATGAGTAAGGTCTCGGTGACCGGGTCCAAGCGGTTCATGGACGACGTCATCGAGACGGTGCACGACCTGAACCTCCTGCACGTAACCGACTACACCGACTCGTGGGAGGGGTTCTCGCGCGGCGACCCCGTCTCGGGCGCCGAACAGGCCTCGGACAAACTCGTCACGGTTCGCTCTCTGGAGAGTATCCTCGACGTCGACGACGAGGACGCCGGGCCGACCCGCACCTTCGACGACGACGAGGAAGTCGAAGCCGAACTCGCGGAGGTCCGTGCCGAGGTCAACGAACTCAACGACCGCCGCGAGGAACTCCGCGACGAACTGCGGAGCGTCCGTGAGGACATCGACGCCGTCGAACCGTTCGCGGACCTCGGCATCGACCTCGACCTGCTGTCGGGCTACGACTCGATACAGGTCGCCGTCGGCGAAGGGAACCGCGACGAGGTCGAGCGCGCGCTCGTCGACGCCGAGACGGTCGACGAGTTCGAGATCTTCGAGGGTGACGACGTGTTCGCCGTCGTCGCGTACCCCGCCGACGCCGCGGACGAGGACGCACTCGACGAGGCGCTCGTCGGCACCGACTTCACGACGTACGAAGTGCCGAAGTCGGAGTCGAGTCCCGAGGAGTACGTCGGCGAACTCCGCCATCGCGAACAGCAACTCGAATCGAGGCTGGCGACGGTCGAGGACGAACTCGAAGAGGTCAAAATCGACGCCGCGGGCTTCCTGCTCGCGGCTGAAGAGCAACTCTCCATCGAGGTCCAGAAGACCGAAGCGCCGCTCTCCTTCGCGACGACGGAGAACGCGTTCGTCGCCGAAGGGTGGATTCCGACCGAGCGCTACACGCAGTTCGCGAGCGCGCTCCGCGAGGACGTCGGTCAGCACGTCGAGGTCGAGGAGATAGAGCGCGCGAGCTTCAAGAGCGGCGGACACGAGGCGTGGATCGACCAGGTCGACAGTACGCCCGGCGAACCCGCCGCCGCCGACGGCGGCGACGAGGAGGTCCGCGCCGACGGGGGCAACAACGTCGTCATGCGGCGCGACGACCCGCCGGTCATCCAGGACAACCCCGGCGTCGCCAAGCCGTTCGAGGTGCTCGTCAACGCGGTCAGCCGACCGAAGTACAACGAGTTCGACCCGTCGGTGCTCGTCTTCCTGACGTTCCCGGCCTTTTTCGGCTTCATGATCGGCGACCTCGGCTACGGTGCCATCTACACGCTCATCGGCTACTACCTCTACACGAAGTTCGACAGCGAGGCGTTCAAGAGCATGGGCGGGATCACCATCTGGGCCGGCCTGTTCACGATGATCTTCGGCGTGCTGTACGGCGAGATCTTCGGGCTACACCTCATCTCGACGCACTTCTGGGAGGGCGCGCTCGGGATGGGTCACGCGCCGCTGTTGAAGGGGCTGTCGCCCTCTCAGCTCGGCTGGGCGACGGGCTGGCTCGTCGTGAGCGTGCTCGTCGGCATCTTCCACCTGAACCTCGGGTGGATTCTCGACTTCGTCGAGGTCAACGAGCACCACGACTTCAAGCACGCCCTCTACGAGAGCGGCTCGTGGTTGTTGATGCTCAACGGGCTGTGGGTGTTCGTCTTCAGCGACATCCTGAAGGGCACCGCGCCGGAGTTCGTCTTCCAGACGTTCTCGGTGAACGGCGTCATTCCCCTCGGCTTCAACGGCTTCCCGGCCGTCGTCGGCTGGCTCGGTCTCGGCGCGTTCTTCGTCGGCGTCGTCCTCCTCGCGCTGGGCGAACCGATCGAGATCGTCGAGTCGCTGAACGTGCTCGTCAACGTGCTCTCGTACACGCGGATCGCCGCGGTGCTGCTCGCGAAGGCGGGGATGGCGTTCGTCGTCAATCTCCTGTTCTTCGGCGCGTACGAGCACGACGGCGAGTTCCACTTCATGCTCAGCTACGGACCGGAGTACGTCACCAGCGAGTACGGGGCCGAAGCGATCATGTACCCCGGCCTCGTCCACGGCGGGGCCGCGCTCGTCCTCGTCGGCCTCGTCGTGCTCGTGCTCGGCCACCTGCTCGTGCTCGCGCTCGGCGTGACGAGCGCCGGCCTGCAGGCAGTCCGTCTCGAGTACGTCGAGTTCTTCGGCAAGTTCTACGAGGGCGGCGGCAGGGAGTACGAACCGTTCGGGTACGAACGCCGGTACACCACCGAGGACTGA
- the ahaH gene encoding ATP synthase archaeal subunit H, translating into MPRPEVLERIKSAESDADDIIAQAEREREELISDARDRAEQIRAEAEAEASEMEERRLAEARADIEAEREEIIEEGEHAREELVSEAQSNVEEAVEYTVERFEEAVHAQT; encoded by the coding sequence ATGCCGAGACCAGAGGTTCTCGAACGGATCAAGTCGGCCGAGTCCGACGCCGACGACATCATCGCGCAGGCAGAGCGTGAGCGCGAGGAACTGATCTCCGACGCCCGCGACCGTGCAGAACAGATTCGGGCCGAGGCAGAAGCGGAGGCATCCGAGATGGAGGAACGACGACTCGCGGAGGCCCGAGCGGACATCGAGGCCGAACGCGAGGAGATCATCGAGGAGGGCGAACACGCCCGCGAGGAACTCGTCTCCGAGGCGCAATCGAACGTCGAGGAGGCGGTCGAGTACACGGTAGAACGGTTCGAGGAGGCGGTGCATGCTCAGACCTGA
- a CDS encoding methyltransferase domain-containing protein codes for MGILEDKGRARLFYKYLSKVYDQVNPFIWNEEMRAEALALLDIEQGDRVLDVGCGTGFGTEGLLQHTDDVHGLDQSVHQMEKAFQKFGKRDRVRFYRGDAERLPFTDDSFDIVWSSGSIEYWPNPVDALEEFRRVVKPGQQVLVVGPNYPKTTVMQKVADSIMLFYDEEEADRMFEEAGFEDVEHVLMGPSYDPDIAITTVARAPEE; via the coding sequence ATGGGTATCCTCGAGGACAAGGGACGGGCACGGCTGTTCTACAAGTACCTCTCGAAGGTGTACGACCAGGTCAACCCGTTCATCTGGAACGAAGAGATGCGCGCGGAGGCGCTGGCGCTGCTCGACATCGAACAGGGTGACCGCGTCCTCGACGTCGGCTGCGGCACAGGTTTCGGCACCGAGGGGCTGCTCCAGCACACCGACGACGTCCACGGCCTCGACCAGAGCGTCCACCAGATGGAGAAGGCGTTCCAGAAGTTCGGCAAGCGCGACAGGGTGCGCTTCTACCGCGGCGACGCCGAGCGCCTCCCGTTCACCGACGACAGCTTCGATATCGTCTGGTCCTCCGGTTCAATCGAGTACTGGCCGAACCCGGTCGACGCGCTCGAAGAGTTCCGCCGCGTCGTCAAACCCGGCCAACAGGTGCTCGTCGTCGGCCCGAACTATCCGAAGACGACGGTGATGCAGAAGGTCGCCGACTCCATCATGCTGTTCTACGACGAGGAGGAAGCCGACCGGATGTTCGAGGAGGCGGGCTTCGAGGACGTCGAACACGTGCTGATGGGGCCGTCGTACGACCCGGACATCGCCATCACCACCGTCGCCCGCGCACCCGAGGAGTAA
- a CDS encoding type IV pilin N-terminal domain-containing protein encodes MSSRARASVPAVGVVLLLFVSVGLAASVGALALDAETPSSGSRAVLSLSASEDTLRFVHRGGETLDVRRLDLRVSVDGTPLAEQPSLPFFSATGFRPGPAGPFNSAAESQWGAGETASFAVAETNDPELTVGSSVTVDVRYDERPLATLSAVVR; translated from the coding sequence GTGTCGTCTCGCGCCCGTGCTTCGGTTCCGGCCGTCGGTGTCGTCCTCCTGCTGTTCGTGTCGGTCGGCCTCGCCGCCAGCGTCGGTGCCCTCGCCCTCGACGCCGAGACGCCGTCTAGCGGTTCGCGGGCGGTACTGTCGCTCTCGGCGAGCGAGGATACCCTCCGCTTCGTCCACCGGGGCGGCGAGACGCTCGACGTGCGACGTCTCGACCTCCGCGTCAGCGTCGACGGCACGCCGCTCGCCGAGCAACCCTCGCTCCCGTTCTTCTCCGCGACCGGCTTCCGTCCCGGCCCGGCGGGGCCGTTCAACAGCGCCGCGGAGTCACAGTGGGGCGCGGGCGAGACGGCGTCGTTCGCCGTCGCCGAAACCAACGATCCCGAACTGACCGTCGGCTCGTCGGTGACCGTCGACGTTCGGTACGACGAGCGGCCGCTCGCGACGCTCTCGGCGGTCGTTCGATGA